tcGCTGGAGTCAGCCTCGGTGCTTCAACTCTCAGCATCTGTGGACAAGAAGACAGGCATGATTAATTTATCGCAGGGGAATTTAAAAGCGAGAGCAAGCTCCTccaaactttctttaacattgcgtcATAGGGCTCTTTACCTGGCGGTGCAGCTGGTTGATGAGAGATTTCATTTCTCTGATCATCTCCACCAGCTTGGGCACAGCAGGGTGATGGTGCTTCTTTGAAACCTTGTTCAGCCACTCAAAGTGGTGCTCGTACAGCTTCAGGTCAGCGTGCAGCTGAGAGAGTGTGGGCTTCAGCtggaaacaacacagacatacTTTAGAGACTTAGCAAGGGTGTGGCAAGATGTTTGGAGAGAAACAGACCAGCAGCTCTTCCttcagacacacgcacacacacacacacacacacattatcgGGGCATTACCTCAAGATTGTTGAGGTCATTGGCTGATCTGTTGCTCATTTCTGGCAGAGACCTGAACCTGTGGGGCTCCACTTCTGAGTCAAACGCATGCTCCCTCTGAAAGAGAAAACgagacacagagcagctcaTTAGTAATTTGCAGCAGCACAATTTAACTCATCCTGAGACAAGTCACGGCAGCATGAGGAAAGTATTAGTGTGGCACCTCGATTGGATTGGATTggactgttttctgtgcttaGAGACAGTAGCTTTCCCTGCTGGGAGTGTGGTTGATCGGGTCAGTGTGAGTTCACCCACATTCAGCCTCCCCAAATGTCAACAATAAGAGAAAATGACCTGAACCCACAGGATGTTTTCTACAGGGAGCGAGGATAACAACATATGCAGTGACTAAGAAAGCTCCAAGTGGGACAGACAACACAGGACTGTAGGGAAACTCCAGGGTCACAGCTATAAAAAGATGGAATGACGCAGTGCTGCTGCCCAGATTGAGTTGTGCCGTAAACTACGTCCAGACAGTAGAAGTAGGCCCCGTCGTGGCCAGCAGGGGGGGATAAACAACCTGAGAGTCCAGGGCTATGTAATTCTACTTCACTTAGGCAGTTAGGCTCATCGGTCGTACAATTTGGCTTTAAAGATGTTTGCCTGATTCACTAATGAGTGGAGATAAACAGAGATGCCGATGACCGATGGGCATGCGTCATTTCCAACCAGcagaggaacaaaacaacatcaggATGGTGACGAGTGCTGAGAAATGATTTGTATAAACAGGTCGTGTGTGCTTAATGCTTCCTTAACCTGTTGTGCTGTTTTTCCTTGCTCCACAGTTGTTTGTGCTGATGTTTTTAGAGATGAATGTGTTGCTTTGTCTCTCATGTCGCTCCATCAGCCTTTCGTAAGAGCTCACTTATGTTTGTGGTcaaatgttttgtctctgttgcCTTTGTCCTCTTCCATCCCTTGCTTCTTCTCCcctgctcccctctctctctctctctctctctctctctctctctctctctctctctctctctctctgtcacacaccagGTGCACAAGCACATGCAACATCACATGCACGagtgcacgcatgcacacacatacaccactgGCTTGTCATCTCTCTGATCTCTTCATCTCTTGTGGTTTCTGCTCCATCTTTCTCAGCCTTTAATTCTCCCTCTTATCCTCCCTTTTCTTGCTCTCTCCATCGCAGATTATGACCTCACCTGACAGAAGTCAGCATCCAGCTTCTTTCTTCCTGAATGCAAATACTGGAATGTGATAAatctttttttgatttttatCAAGTCACTTTGCTGTGGTGACCGAaagcaaaacactaaacactgcACCTACACAACCGTGGCTATTTACAGAACCCtcagtgcgcacacacactcggccACAaaaatgcatacacacaaacgtATGGAGACACATTTGCACTCATACAGTAtgcatgcaaatacacacagactcactcacacagatacacaggcGCTTCGGAAAACTTATATAGACCCATGTGTAAACACAAACGCACTTTTCTTCCTTTAAAGCATCAGTTTCGTAGCTTTTTTGCAGGGACTTTCCATGGATCCCCATCCTATTTATCTTTCCAAACTCTGTCCTCCTTTTAGTGAAATTCCACACAATAAGGAAAAATGAATTGGAAATGAATCTTCCACATTACTGAACACTGTCTGCTTCTGTCCCCAACACCCTTAGTTAAAGCTGGTTCATCATATCTGGACCCCAGGTTAGACGACTGCTACACAACGAGCTGTGGCATTGTTATAAAACACTTTCTGAACAGTATCTGCTTGTTAAAACTAGAGAGAGTATGCGGctatatttaatttgatttaatccCCTGAACAAATGAGATAAAAGATTTGCATATAACAAGAATAGAATCCAGATCAGTCATGTGTAGCCAGAGATCCGGAGATATGATCctgctttttctttcacctgTCAAAACAGTGTTGATATACAATCACCAGCTGGAGCCAAATCTTGGCTGAGTTCTCAAATCTGATTTTCTTATACCCAATCGCCTGTCCACAAATTAAGATTTCAGTCCAGAATTGTCCGCACGGTACATGAAAGTGATTCACATTTCATAGGAAAAGAAACTACTTCAACACTCTCCACACTGCCGCAGTCTaccaacagaacaaaaacatgtttctatGTAAACAGGCATGTCGTACACTCTGCTGTCACTTTGCAGATGACATGCTCAGAAGTTCAGCCTTAGTTGAATATAGATACATGTATGTAATTGTACGTTTGTATTCATTGGAGATATTGAACTGATTCCTAGAACTTTGTTTTAACCATGTCATGTCTCAACCATCACTTTAAATTGGTGTTAATTCTACTTAATTCCGTGAGTCTTGATTGGCCAATCTTCATGCTACTGCCGTCAGTCAGGTGACCGAACAGACCAGGAGGTTGCTGAGTCAGACTTCCCCTCCCTTTGGAGTCCAGTGTGGATTAAAAGTGAGATCACTCTGTCAAAATCAGCCCTGGGGCTTTTGCTGCCCTGATCCAAGCATGCAGATGGACTCCTGCCACTGTGTCATTaatgaaagcagcttaagtctGACTGAAGTCCTGAGCAAACCTTGTGTAATTTAGCAAAACAGAGTTTCCACTACATTGCATGATGCAAAGTTAAAGTAGTTTGGGGGTTAACTAAACTGCAAAGTAGCATCACCACCAAAATCCAATTAGGGAGAGATCTGTCATGGCAGGCTGTGGTGCCATGACCAGCATCCTCTCCCGCCCTCACATTAACAATTCAATTAGCACAGAATGACCTGTGGGCCTCATTAGTCTCTCGACCAATCGGATGCTGAGGCTGGTTATCATTAGGACAGCATCATCTTCACTTACCAGCAGTTCCTGGGTGAGCTTCATTAGGTTTTTGGTCTGATTGGACAGCTTATCCATGTCAGTGGGCCGCCGATGTGGTGCTGGAAAGGCAGACGTAAACACAGGCAGCTGGGCCAATAGCAGcgagaagaggagagatgaggaggagtcGAGCAGCACTGTAGGAGCAGAGCAAAACGGAAGCAATTAGTGGAAAGGCGCTGTCATCTCGCCATAATGATAATGACCTCAGGCCACGGCTGTCAGTTCTAGGGGGAAGATATTGCACCATAATATAAACAATAGCTCCAGACTTGGCAGAGGAGTCCTGAAGAGCTTCAGTGTCAGAGTCATGTTTTCACAGGCTGAATGCaaataattaaatcattaaaagcCGGTCCCTGACACTGAATATCACCATCGCTCCTTCACCATAAGCAATGCGATGAATGCTGCGGATTGTCACACCTGCAACTGGATAGGTGTGCGCGAGTTGGTGGTATAAATTATATAGACCAGGCCGAGTCAACTCTTAACAGTAAGCTCATTCATTCTGCCCCCTTTCAAGTTCAAATACAAGGTAAAGTATTAAAAGGGAACCACAGCGGTGTTGAAATGATGAATGCTCGATAATTACAGGTGAACCACAAGAATCGCAGCCAAAATAACACAGCAGGAGCATCCGAGCGCCCTGTCCCTGTGCAACTTTAACAGCTTGTGGGGAATAAAGCTGCCCGCGCTCCAAGGATCATCAGCATTATCAGCAAAGTCATCACTTGTttagaaattaataaatgataaGTGCTTGTACAGGTAAGATAGCATAGCTGCCACTACAAGTTACATGAATATCATAAAACCACTATCTAATCATATTAAAGACATAACTGGACACAttggagaataaaataaaataataaaaaatcactTACATTTCATATTGGTCTCCAATGGTTTTCAAAACCAGCAGACAGAcgtggataaataaataaatagaaatatgataaataaattgAGCTCCGGATGTTGTCACGTGCTccggtttcttcttcttcttcttcttcctcttcttcttcagacaGTTGTCAGGACAGAATGaatgagagggagtgagagggagagagagagagagcacagtgATGGCTGGAGCTCCCaccggagagagagaaaatgtcaaagtcaaactttCTGTCTCTAAAAAGCAGAGTTTTGAGATGAGCCCCTGTGGTCTTTATGGAGGAGGCTGAGAGACACTTACAGACAgcgtggagagagagggagagagagaggcaacaggagtgcagaggagagagagagagg
Above is a genomic segment from Hippoglossus stenolepis isolate QCI-W04-F060 chromosome 8, HSTE1.2, whole genome shotgun sequence containing:
- the il11a gene encoding uncharacterized protein il11a — translated: MSCSVSRFLFQREHAFDSEVEPHRFRSLPEMSNRSANDLNNLELKPTLSQLHADLKLYEHHFEWLNKVSKKHHHPAVPKLVEMIREMKSLINQLHRQMLRVEAPRLTPATPSLPPHLPYQFDVLQSSHELLQHFKLFCDWAYRAFISLKPKVTAVQ